Proteins from one Puntigrus tetrazona isolate hp1 chromosome 10, ASM1883169v1, whole genome shotgun sequence genomic window:
- the orai1b gene encoding calcium release-activated calcium channel protein 1, translating to MNMSRNEHSLQALSWRKLYLSRAKLKASSRTSALLSGFAMVAMVEVQLDTNHDYPPGLLIAFSACTTVLVAVHLFALMVSTCILPNIEAVSNVHNLNSVKESPHERMHRHIELAWAFSTVIGTLLFLAEVVLLCWVKFLPIKPKDQKNGTISAGVAAAITSTSIMVPFGLVFIVFAVHFYRSLVSHKTDRQFQELEELEDLQNELDHRGEASTLQSPSSLYP from the exons ATGAACATGAGTCGGAACGAGCATTCGCTGCAGGCTCTGTCCTGGAGAAAGCTTTATCTGAGCAGAGCCAAACTCAAAGCGTCCAGTCGCACGTCCGCTCTTTTATCCGGTTTCGCAATG GTGGCCATGGTGGAAGTACAGCTAGACACCAATCACGACTATCCCCCAGGACTGCTCATAGCCTTCAGCGCTTGCACCACCGTGCTGGTGGCCGTCCACCTGTTCGCTCTCATGGTGAGCACCTGCATCCTGCCCAACATCGAAGCGGTCAGCAACGTGCACAACCTCAACTCGGTGAAGGAGTCTCCTCACGAGAGAATGCACCGCCACATCGAGCTGGCCTGGGCTTTTTCCACAGTCATTGGAACGTTGCTCTTCCTGGCTGAGGTGGTCCTGCTGTGCTGGGTCAAGTTTTTACCCATTAAGCCGAAGGACCAGAAAAACGGTACTATATCCGCCGGGGTGGCCGCTGCGATCACTTCTACCTCCATCATGGTGCCTTTCGGCTTGGTTTTTATCGTCTTTGCTGTGCATTTCTACCGCTCGCTGGTCAGCCACAAAACCGACAGGCAGTTTCAAGAGTTAGAAGAGTTAGAGGACTTACAAAACGAACTGGACCATCGAGGGGAGGCGTCTACCTTACAGTCTCCCAGTTCCCTTTACCCCTAG
- the morn3 gene encoding MORN repeat-containing protein 3, translating to MPFLKRPQTTEPLVKLWDKKAQKCGPHHTVYSVNGDQYTGDWMDNKKHGKGTQLWKKTGMIYDGDWRCGKREGYGTLSKTDPQTKEYVRVYVGSWRNDKKEGAGTYFYSPSAFYEGQWKEDQRSGWGQMQYEDGELYEGEWLKDKHHGQGLLLLANGNRFVGTWSEGQKNGHGRFFYLDRGQLYEGFWVDGVAKCGTMSDFGREAAVRPTAYPIPKACLQDSQAVLIEARAYFTEDKEKSTETTIPSHTVARRYVP from the exons ATGCCCTTCTTGAAGAGACCCCAGACTACAGAACCGCTTGTAAAACTCTGGGACAAAAAAGCCCAAAAATGTGGCCCTCATCACACTGTGTATTCTGTCAATGGAGATCAATACACAGGCGACTGGATGGACAATAAAAAACATG GAAAAGGCACGCAGCTTTGGAAGAAAACAGGAATGATCTATGATGGCGACTGGAGGTGCGGAAAGAGAGAAGGCTATGGAACCCTGAGCAAGACTGACCCTCAAACCAAAGAGTATGTGAGGGTTTATGTTGGTTCTTGGCGAAATGACAAGAAGGAA GGCGCTGGGACATATTTCTACAGTCCGTCTGCTTTCTATGAGGGGCAGTGGAAGGAAGATCAGAGGAGTGGATGGGGACAGATGCAGTATGAGGACGGGGAGCTGTATGAGGGAGAGTGGCTGAAGGACAAGCATCATGGGCAGGGTTTGCTTCTGCTAG ctaATGGAAACCGCTTTGTGGGCACCTGGAGCGAAGGACAGAAAAATGGACACGGCCGGTTCTTCTACCTGGACAGAGGTCAGCTGTACGAAGGCTTCTGGGTTGACGGCGTTGCTAAGTGTGGAACCATGTCCGATTTTGGGAGAGAAGCAGCGGTTAGGCCAACAGCGTATCCAATTCCCAAG gCTTGCTTACAGGATTCACAGGCCGTGCTGATAGAGGCACGAGCATATTTCACCGAGGACAAGGAGAAATCAACAGAGACCACGATTCCAAGTCATACCGTTGCTAGGCGATATGTACCTTGA
- the tmem120b gene encoding transmembrane protein 120B produces the protein MSLERCQSEWTEIEQEYQQLQETHKVYRQKLEELTNLQAICSSAIGKQRKGLKDLKHSLHKCTKTCSEKETEVINDLKVQIKERQNVFFDMESYLPKRNGLYLNLVLGNVNVTLLSNQAKFAYKDEYEKFKLYMTIILMFGAVTCLFLLNYRVTDEIFNFLLVWYYCTLTIRESILMSNGSRIKGWWVSHHYVSTFLSGVMLTWPEGPMYQMFRSQFLAFSIYQSCVQFLQYYYQSGCLYRLRALGERNQLDLTVEGFQSWMWRGLTFLLPFLFFGHFWQLYNAVTLFKLSARDDCKEWQVFMLALTFLVLFLGNFLTTLKVVHQKLQKNKEKVKNN, from the exons ATGTCACTGGAGAGATGTCAAAGTGAATGGACAGAAATAGAGCAAGAATATCAGCAATTACAG gaAACGCATAAAGTCTACAGACAGAAGTTGGAGGAGCTGACAAACCTGCAGGCGATATGCAGCAGTGCCATTGGCAAACAAAGAAAAGGCCTGAAAGACCTCAAGCATAGTCTTCACAA GTGTACGAAAACTTGCAGCGAAAAAGAAACGGAGGTGATAAATGACCTGAAGGTTCAAATTAAAGAAAggcaaaatgtcttttttgacATGGAGTCATATCTGCCAAAGAGAAACGG ACTATACTTAAATTTGGTCCTTGGAAATGTGAACGTCACTCTCCTCAGCAACCAAGCCAA GTTTGCGTACAAAGACGAATACGAGAAGTTCAAACTTTATATGACTATAATACTAATGTTTGGTGCCGTTACCTGCCTCTTCCTTTTGAACTACCG GGTTACAGATGAAATCTTCAACTTTTTATTGGTGTGGTATTATTGCACGTTGACAATAAGAGAGAGTATCCTCATGAGCAATGGGTCACG AATCAAAGGGTGGTGGGTGTCGCATCATTACGTCTCAACATTTTTATCAGGTGTTATGTTGACATG GCCAGAAGGTCCAATGTATCAGATGTTCAGAAGTCAGTTCCTGGCATTTTCCATCTATCAGA GTTGTGTGCAGTTTCTTCAGTATTATTATCAGAGCGGCTGCTTGTATCGGTTACGGGCTCTGGGGGAAAGAAACCAGCTGGACCTGACAGTGG AGGGCTTTCAGTCGTGGATGTGGAGGGGGCTTACATTCCTCCTCCCGTTTCTGTTCTTTGGCCAT TTTTGGCAGCTGTACAATGCTGTGACTCTTTTTAAGCTGTCTGCCCGTGATGACTGCAAGGAATGGCAG gtgttcATGCTGGCCTTGACGTTTCTCGTCCTGTTCTTGGGAAATTTCCTCACTACTTTGAAAGTGGTACACCAGAAGCtccagaaaaacaaagaaaaggtcAAAAATAACTGA